A genomic region of Deltaproteobacteria bacterium contains the following coding sequences:
- a CDS encoding GAF domain-containing protein, which translates to MKENSNTTRENRELTLLWEISRILGQSMDLSEIGNPILTALDRNMGMNRGFITLLNRESGDILIEAAHGLSEAQIKRGRYRIGEGVVGKVVETGRPMVVPRISEEPRFLDRTGARANLDKKDISFICVPIRLQKEVIGTLSADRIFDETISLNEDLRLLTIIASMMAQAARLRQKAEEEQEILTREHEKVRREKTKSTERVTTGLKGLDAIIDGLRIGDNVVWQVDSLDEYEYFIRFFIESAAAENKRLVYLRFADHRPLLRPGDNRVIYELDAAAGFESFSTEVYNIITREGRGVYYVFDCLSNLLSAWATDLMIGNFFVITCPYLYELDTIAHFAIIRESHSFQTVARIRETTQVLVDVISMGGSYYVHPLKVWKRYSPTMFLPHKKEDDRFVPIIDSVDAAKLYSDISRLKSERTDRRLDYWDRLFLEAEELLDKPWEPERKQEMVDHICRIMITREPRMSILVKEHFSLEDLIEIRKRLLGTGYIGGKTVGMLLARRILDEDRAVRWSDHLEPHDSFYIGSDVYYTYLVQNGWWPLRMKQKTGEGYFNVASVLREKMRHGTFPDEIKEQFTRMLDYFGQSPIIIRSSSLLEDSFGNAFAGKYESIFRVNRGTPEERYEQFEEAVREIYASTMNENALSYRLQRGLQEADEQMALLVQRVSGSYHQRYFFPDVGGVGASYNTFVWSRDMEPQAGMLRIVFGLGTRAVNRVEGDYPRIVALDHPLLRPHGGVEDTRKYSQREVDVLDLEENDLKTLSVISLMGQKVDVRIDRIAVRDFETNRRIRDLGIKDQEAWILTFDDFLASSSFTKIMGSMMRKLEAIYEYPVDIEFTVNFTETDDFKINLVQCRPLQTIGLEERIELPREIEPARIFFESEGGFFGGGISRRIQRIIYIEPSEYTKLQLTRKYEVARLVGRLNRQVTDREELHVMLLGPGRWGSTTPSLGVPVNFSEINQVDVLGEIAYSDGNLMPELSYGTHFFQDLVETRIFYVALFPEHDNVLFNRDWLRGVPDIFESLLPDQAQYQEVIHVYDVSDRGLRIMADIVQQRVICFGERQS; encoded by the coding sequence ATGAAGGAGAACTCGAACACGACCAGAGAGAACAGGGAGCTCACCCTTCTCTGGGAGATAAGTCGCATTCTTGGACAGAGCATGGACCTGAGCGAGATCGGGAACCCCATTCTTACGGCCCTCGACAGGAACATGGGTATGAACCGTGGATTCATAACACTCCTGAACAGGGAATCGGGTGATATTCTCATCGAAGCGGCCCACGGGCTTTCCGAGGCACAGATCAAGCGGGGGAGATACCGCATCGGCGAGGGGGTCGTCGGCAAGGTGGTGGAAACGGGCCGTCCCATGGTGGTCCCCCGCATCTCTGAAGAACCGCGGTTCCTGGATCGCACCGGCGCCCGCGCCAACCTGGACAAGAAGGATATCTCCTTTATCTGCGTGCCCATCAGGTTGCAGAAGGAAGTGATCGGCACCCTCAGTGCTGACAGGATATTCGATGAAACGATATCCCTCAATGAGGACCTGCGACTGCTGACCATCATCGCTTCCATGATGGCCCAGGCGGCCAGGCTCAGGCAGAAGGCCGAAGAGGAACAGGAAATACTGACCCGGGAGCACGAAAAGGTCCGCCGTGAAAAGACGAAGAGCACGGAACGGGTCACCACGGGCCTCAAAGGCCTGGACGCTATCATTGACGGCCTCAGGATCGGCGATAACGTGGTATGGCAGGTCGACAGCCTGGATGAGTACGAGTACTTCATCCGGTTCTTCATAGAGAGCGCCGCCGCCGAGAACAAGAGGCTCGTATACCTGCGCTTTGCCGACCACCGGCCCCTCCTGAGGCCGGGAGACAACCGGGTCATTTACGAACTCGACGCGGCCGCCGGTTTTGAATCCTTTTCGACGGAGGTCTACAATATCATTACCCGCGAGGGGCGCGGTGTCTACTATGTGTTCGACTGCCTTTCAAACCTTCTGTCGGCGTGGGCGACGGACCTCATGATCGGGAATTTCTTCGTCATTACCTGTCCCTATCTCTACGAACTGGATACCATCGCCCATTTCGCGATCATCAGGGAGAGCCATTCGTTCCAGACGGTTGCCCGCATCCGCGAGACCACGCAGGTGCTCGTCGATGTGATCAGCATGGGAGGGTCCTATTACGTGCACCCACTGAAGGTCTGGAAACGCTATTCGCCAACCATGTTCCTTCCCCACAAAAAGGAGGATGACCGGTTCGTTCCCATTATCGACAGCGTCGACGCGGCGAAACTGTATTCCGATATTTCACGGCTCAAATCGGAGCGGACCGACCGGCGTCTCGATTACTGGGACCGTCTTTTCCTGGAGGCGGAGGAGTTACTCGATAAACCATGGGAACCCGAACGCAAGCAGGAAATGGTCGATCATATCTGCCGGATCATGATCACCCGGGAACCGCGCATGTCGATCCTCGTCAAGGAACACTTTTCACTTGAGGACCTCATCGAAATACGGAAACGGTTGCTGGGGACGGGGTACATCGGCGGTAAGACCGTGGGAATGCTCCTGGCACGGAGGATCCTTGACGAAGACCGCGCCGTCAGGTGGTCGGATCATCTGGAGCCGCATGACTCATTCTATATCGGGTCCGATGTGTATTATACCTACCTGGTACAGAACGGCTGGTGGCCCCTGAGGATGAAGCAGAAAACAGGGGAGGGATATTTCAACGTTGCCTCGGTCCTCAGGGAAAAGATGCGGCACGGGACCTTTCCCGACGAGATCAAGGAGCAGTTCACGCGGATGCTGGACTATTTCGGCCAGTCCCCGATCATCATCCGCTCCAGCAGCCTGCTCGAGGACTCTTTCGGCAACGCCTTCGCCGGCAAGTACGAAAGTATTTTCCGCGTCAACCGGGGAACCCCGGAAGAACGCTATGAACAGTTCGAAGAGGCCGTTCGGGAGATCTACGCCAGCACCATGAACGAGAACGCCCTTTCATACCGCCTTCAGCGGGGCCTGCAGGAAGCGGATGAACAGATGGCCCTGCTGGTCCAGCGCGTTTCCGGTTCATACCATCAGAGATATTTCTTTCCCGATGTCGGAGGCGTCGGCGCCTCGTACAATACCTTTGTATGGAGCAGGGACATGGAACCGCAGGCGGGAATGCTCCGGATCGTTTTCGGTCTCGGTACCCGCGCGGTGAACCGCGTGGAAGGTGATTATCCCCGGATCGTCGCTCTCGATCATCCACTTCTGAGACCGCATGGCGGCGTGGAGGACACGCGAAAGTACTCTCAGCGGGAGGTCGATGTCCTGGACCTCGAAGAGAACGATCTGAAGACCCTCTCAGTTATTTCCCTCATGGGACAGAAGGTTGATGTCAGGATCGACCGCATTGCCGTCAGGGATTTTGAAACGAACCGCCGGATCAGGGACCTTGGTATCAAGGACCAGGAAGCCTGGATCCTCACCTTTGATGATTTTCTCGCGTCGTCGTCTTTCACGAAGATCATGGGTTCCATGATGCGCAAACTCGAAGCGATATATGAGTATCCTGTGGATATAGAATTCACCGTGAATTTTACCGAAACCGATGATTTCAAGATAAACCTCGTTCAGTGCCGTCCCCTTCAGACCATCGGGCTGGAAGAGCGCATCGAACTGCCCCGGGAGATCGAGCCGGCGCGCATCTTCTTCGAGTCGGAGGGAGGATTTTTCGGGGGCGGTATCTCACGGCGGATACAGAGGATCATCTACATCGAGCCCTCGGAATACACGAAACTGCAACTAACCCGGAAATACGAGGTGGCCCGCCTCGTCGGCAGGTTGAACCGCCAGGTCACCGACAGGGAAGAACTGCACGTCATGCTCCTGGGACCCGGACGGTGGGGCTCAACGACCCCCTCTCTCGGGGTTCCCGTCAATTTTTCCGAGATCAACCAGGTCGATGTGCTTGGCGAGATAGCCTACAGTGATGGAAATCTCATGCCGGAACTCTCCTATGGAACGCATTTTTTCCAGGACCTGGTGGAAACCCGCATATTCTATGTCGCGCTCTTCCCGGAGCATGATAATGTCCTCTTCAACAGGGACTGGCTCAGGGGGGTTCCCGACATATTCGAATCGCTCCTGCCCGATCAGGCCCAGTATCAGGAGGTGATCCATGTCTATGACGTCAGCGATCGGGGGTTGAGGATCATGGCTGACATTGTTCAGCAGCGGGTCATCTGTTTCGGCGAACGGCAGTCCTGA
- the cytX gene encoding putative hydroxymethylpyrimidine transporter CytX, which translates to MLDIRPLSAPERNLRGIDFFLLWAGVAISLAEIWAGGFLAPMGLWLGLTAIIIGHVIGNTFMGLGGLIGSDHGIMSMVSVRPSFGIRGSYLPAVLNIIQLIGWAAIMLIIAGRAGTTLAGAIPGVPADARFWIVTIGFGTLLWALLTGKTIWKIMQTLAVIALMLVVVMMSFVSFGRFYPTAGTVGPGDMPFMIGLDLVIAMPISWLPLVADYSRFSARKGTVFWNTWWGYFIVSSWMYVLGLVATLATGETDPGGLILRTLEQIGFAVPALILVIFSTITSDFPDVYSATCSIMNISDRAGPKTVMWIAGILSIVVALFFPIDQYENFLLFIGAMFVPLFGVVLVDYFVIRKRKLVLDDLYRTGGAYWYYRGVNITAMCAWAAGFATFEVIAWMKWSVGGSLPSMAVAGLFYYLATRMLGGEKRGT; encoded by the coding sequence ATGCTGGACATAAGACCGCTGAGCGCCCCTGAGCGAAATCTCAGGGGCATTGATTTCTTTCTTCTCTGGGCCGGTGTCGCCATATCGCTTGCCGAGATCTGGGCGGGCGGGTTTCTGGCTCCTATGGGCCTGTGGCTCGGCCTGACGGCCATAATCATCGGCCATGTCATCGGAAACACCTTCATGGGCCTCGGCGGCCTTATCGGTTCCGATCACGGTATCATGTCCATGGTATCCGTCAGGCCCTCCTTCGGCATCAGGGGCTCCTACCTGCCGGCGGTTCTGAACATCATACAGCTCATCGGCTGGGCCGCCATCATGCTGATCATCGCGGGCCGTGCGGGCACCACGCTTGCCGGGGCGATTCCCGGCGTTCCCGCCGACGCACGGTTCTGGATCGTGACGATCGGGTTCGGCACGCTCCTCTGGGCGCTTCTGACGGGAAAAACGATCTGGAAGATCATGCAGACCCTGGCGGTCATCGCCCTTATGCTGGTCGTCGTGATGATGAGTTTCGTTTCTTTCGGAAGGTTCTATCCGACCGCCGGAACGGTCGGCCCCGGCGACATGCCCTTCATGATCGGCCTCGATCTCGTCATTGCCATGCCCATTTCCTGGCTGCCCCTGGTGGCCGATTATTCCCGGTTCTCGGCGCGGAAAGGTACCGTGTTCTGGAATACCTGGTGGGGTTATTTCATTGTATCCTCCTGGATGTATGTCCTGGGTCTCGTGGCGACGCTGGCCACGGGTGAAACCGACCCGGGCGGACTCATTCTGCGGACCCTTGAGCAGATCGGCTTTGCCGTGCCGGCATTGATACTCGTCATTTTTTCGACGATCACATCGGATTTTCCCGATGTGTATTCCGCCACCTGCTCCATCATGAACATTTCCGACCGGGCGGGCCCGAAGACGGTCATGTGGATCGCCGGCATCCTCTCGATCGTCGTGGCGCTCTTCTTTCCCATCGACCAGTACGAGAACTTCCTCCTCTTCATCGGGGCGATGTTCGTCCCCCTTTTCGGGGTTGTGCTCGTTGATTATTTTGTTATACGAAAAAGGAAACTTGTCCTTGACGATCTGTACCGGACCGGCGGCGCCTACTGGTATTACCGTGGCGTGAACATCACCGCCATGTGCGCCTGGGCGGCGGGTTTCGCCACCTTTGAAGTGATCGCCTGGATGAAGTGGTCCGTGGGAGGCTCCCTGCCGTCAATGGCTGTGGCCGGTCTGTTTTATTATCTTGCGACCAGGATGCTGGGTGGGGAAAAAAGAGGAACATGA
- a CDS encoding AIR synthase family protein, with translation MNSTLPIGKIHPEFLSELLDRYTARNGRVVVGSGIGEDAAVIDMGDRYLIAKTDPITCATDQVGYYVVNINANDIAAMGGMPRWFLATVLVPEGTDHGGLELIFSQISNSCRELEIVYCGGHTEVTTGVKNPVVIGQMLGEAGRTELRPSSEARNGDDLVMTKSAAIEATSLIAREREAELAKHFSRDFLARARQFLYDPGISVLKEARVLAGFRGIHAYHDPTEGGISTGIYEMAKASGLGCTVVYHAIPVREETAKLCEFYGIDPLGTFASGSMLMSVAPHLTDAVINKLAGAGIPASKIGTLVSPDRGMILDTGDSLRPLPVYHQDEFSRIP, from the coding sequence ATGAACTCCACGCTTCCAATCGGTAAGATCCATCCGGAATTTCTCTCCGAGCTGCTCGACCGGTATACGGCCCGGAACGGCCGTGTCGTCGTCGGGTCCGGGATCGGTGAGGACGCCGCCGTGATAGACATGGGGGACCGGTATCTTATTGCGAAGACCGACCCGATAACCTGCGCCACCGACCAGGTGGGTTATTACGTCGTGAACATCAATGCGAACGACATCGCCGCCATGGGGGGAATGCCCCGGTGGTTCCTCGCCACGGTACTGGTTCCCGAGGGAACCGACCATGGCGGGCTGGAACTGATCTTTTCACAGATATCGAACAGCTGCAGGGAACTGGAGATCGTGTACTGCGGCGGTCATACGGAGGTGACGACCGGTGTGAAAAACCCCGTCGTCATCGGCCAGATGCTTGGGGAAGCGGGCAGGACAGAGCTCCGGCCCAGTTCGGAGGCGCGGAACGGTGATGACCTGGTCATGACCAAATCGGCGGCCATCGAGGCAACGTCGCTCATCGCCCGGGAACGGGAAGCCGAGCTGGCGAAGCATTTTTCACGGGATTTTCTTGCACGGGCCCGGCAATTTCTGTACGACCCGGGCATCAGCGTCTTGAAGGAAGCCCGGGTCCTGGCAGGCTTCCGGGGGATCCATGCCTATCATGACCCGACCGAAGGCGGTATCAGCACGGGCATCTATGAAATGGCGAAGGCCAGCGGCCTGGGGTGCACGGTCGTCTATCATGCCATTCCGGTGCGTGAAGAAACGGCGAAACTCTGCGAGTTCTACGGGATTGATCCCCTGGGAACCTTCGCCTCCGGTTCGATGCTGATGTCGGTTGCCCCGCATTTGACCGATGCCGTTATTAATAAACTGGCAGGTGCCGGCATCCCGGCGTCGAAGATCGGAACACTGGTTTCCCCGGACAGGGGCATGATCCTCGATACCGGTGACAGCCTGCGGCCGCTTCCCGTGTATCATCAGGACGAATTTTCCCGGATCCCCTGA